The nucleotide window GTAGgatatgggtttttttcccagTATTTTTTAGCCATAATAAAAGTTTTGGCTGAAATACTGTATTCTGTTACTCCTTACCCAATCCCACTGTGCCTCATGACAAGCCGGAAGATTTTGTAAGATCTCACTTCCAGTAGCCGTACCAAGCAACTGAATAGGGTCTCCGTGCTGaaactggattttaaaatatctgctctGGAGTATGACAAAGATGTTGGTCAGTCTTCTTCCTGGGATTCACAAAATGCAAGTCTTTCCTCATCTCTTGAGCAAATTAAACTAGCTGAGCAGTTGACTACAGAGCTCACACATAAGCCACAGGTAAGGATCATCACCCCATCGAAGCTTGGATACataatacatttatcaaattattttccacatttatcaaattattttctgagtCCTTTTCCTGGCACTGTCAGACTTtttttctgagtgttgtcttttacCAACAGAAACAGCAGCACACAAAAAGGCTTTGCTGATAGCTCCAGGGTTGTGCCATCCACTTCCACACTGCAGGCTTGGGGATTTCTTAAATGCCTTGAACATCATATCCATGAATAAAACTTCTAATGGTACTTTGTCTAAACCAAATCTGACATTTTCATTATCCTGATAAAAGATCAAGTCTGTGAGataattttgctgtttaaaaatactgtgtaggggcttccctggtggcgcagtggttgggagtctgcctgccgatgtgggggatgcgggttcgtgccccggtctgggaagatcccacatgccgcggagcggctgggcccgtgagccatggccactgagcctgcgcgtccggagcctgtgctccgcagcgggagaggccagaacagtgagaggcccgcgtaccgcaaaaaaaaaaaaaaaaaaaaaaagacctgtaagAGTGAAAGGGGTCTACGTATACTTAAGGGAACTCAAGTCtaaggttttgggggtttttttggccacaccatgcagcatgcaggatgttagttccctgaccagggatcaaacctgtgccccctgcattgggagtggtCCCAATGGGAgtgggagtcttaaccactgtaccaccagggaagtcccaagtctaAGTTTCTTTTTCGTGGTTCTTTTGCATGCCAATAGTTTTGCTTCTTTGTTATTCAGTAGTTATGGGcagtttttgttaaattttactaGTCCCTTTTCTAGTAAGTACCACCCAGAGGTTATATTAACTTGACCATTgtccttggcacatagtagatgctcaataaatatttatgactaAATGAACCTcttctgtgtctcattttcctcacctataaaagcAGATAATAATGCTTACTAGTTACTTAAAGGGATTCCTGGCAGAATCAAAGATGCTAGCAGAAATCACTGGATAAAAAATACTGGTTCTGCTATTTCCCTGAGGCTAGGGCTGTCACTCCTCTGGGGAGGCCCAAGAAAGAGTCCTGCTCTTTTAGAATCTCCTGGACAAGACTCTGCACACAAGGATCCTCTAAATCCCATGCTGGAAAGAGGATGTCCAGACCTTCAGTTTCAAAGAAACTCTGCTCCTTATTTCCCTCATCAATTAAACAGCTGGGGAAGGGAGAGCTGTAGGATTAGGCATCCCAGGAACTCAGCCAGATTCAAGCAGACCAACAACCTCAGAGAGACAAGAATTAGGTTTATGAGTAGAGAGCAATTCCGACAATGATGAAAGTTACCCAAACCAGGGACATTTGTGCAAATGGTGGCCTTTAATACTGAGAAAGACCATGCAGAGTGACAGGATAGGACCAAACCTTCAGACGGTGGTGCTGAGCCAGCCTCTCATAGGACCCTAAAGCCTGCTCCAGTAACAGAataaatcaattatttatttacatttatatttgccCTGGAAACCCAGAGAAGGTCTGAGGCTTAGGGCCATcgatccttcctttcctcctccctctcttcctacCTCCTTTTCACcttctttcactttcttaattctttcccttcttcttgcctctccttccctctctagtctacctccttcttttcctctttcctactcgctccttcctttttttcttctccatattCTCCCCATTCTTCCACCATCTACCCATCTCTATCCCTCCAAGCCCCACGTGCTACTTCTCCCCTGCCCGGCCCCTTAGCCCTGCCTCCCTCAGGTTCAGCCTCCAGGCTTAGGGCGGATAGGCAGAAGGGGAGTCCTCAGCCCAGGGAGCACTTGTTGGTGTTCTTCTTGTCACAAGTTTTCAGGTCAGTGCTGGGGGGCTTGTTGCTGTTTCCCTAGAGGGAGAAGGGTACAGGGGTCAGGGTGAGAATGGCTAGCTGGGGTCTGGGGTCACCCTTGTGGGCAGTCTTAGCACTGCTCTCCTCGTCAGTTTTTACTCCCAACGCGCGCGTGCACaacacgcacacgcgcgcgcgcgcgcgcgcacacacgcacacacacacacacactcacactcacatgCACAGTTGTACTTAGCCCAGCAGAACCAACTCACTGATCTCCGGCTTCCTGACTTGAGTAAGATGTCCCGGGCCAGGGAACTGAAAGCCTAATGGGGAAAGTAGAGATTGATCAGAACAGGTTGGAGGGGAGGCTAAGTCTATCTTCCAATACCTCGTCTCTTTGAGGGATGAAGGATGCGGTGTGTCTCACCTCATCTACATTCATGCTGGATTTAGCACTTGTCTCGAAAAATCGGATTCCATGCTCCCGAGCCAACTGCACGGAGTGAAGCGGTAAAAAGAGAGTTGGATGAAGGGCAGCAGCCGAGTCCCTGCAATCTGGCCTCATATTGGCCCTCCTGGCCCAGTTCTAGAACATTGCCCAGCCTGCTCTTACCTTATCGGCCTGCTCCTTCTGGACCTTCCTCTTGGCCTCCATATCACACTTGTTCCCCAGTAAGAGGCGCTCTACCCCAGCCGAGGCATTCTGGGACAAGAGGTAAGAGTAAAAGTTGGGTCCTGCTCATTTTCACAGTCTCCTTCATCCTCCAGGTTCTACCCAATTCCCCTGTCTCTCTGGGAGGGTCCTCACCTCTTTGATGCTCTTCATCCAGTTCTGAATATTCTCGAAGGATTTCTCATCTGTGATGTCATATACTAGGATAATGCCCTGGGGAATGGCAGAGTTCACAATGGAGCCTTGTACCATATTCCCCTGTTTAGGCTTCCCACCGCCCTCTAAGTGACCCTGCAAATTCTATCCACAAGTCTAATCACTAGGCCACATGGGGCCTTCTGCAACCCATACTGTGCCCCTCCCCATTTTTCTCTACCCCAACTCCTGTCCCTCTATATTCATACATTCTAGTGCCTCATGCCTCATCCCTTGTCCAGAACCACACTTCATACCATGGCTCCACGGTAATAGGCAGTAGTTATTGTCTTGAATCGCTCTTGGCCAGCTGTGTCCCTGAAGAGGTGGAATATT belongs to Pseudorca crassidens isolate mPseCra1 chromosome 2, mPseCra1.hap1, whole genome shotgun sequence and includes:
- the RAB13 gene encoding ras-related protein Rab-13 — translated: MAKAYDHLFKLLLIGDSGVGKTCLIIRFAEDNFNNTYISTIGIDFKIRTVDIEGKKIKLQVWDTAGQERFKTITTAYYRGAMGIILVYDITDEKSFENIQNWMKSIKENASAGVERLLLGNKCDMEAKRKVQKEQADKLAREHGIRFFETSAKSSMNVDEAFSSLARDILLKSGSRRSGNSNKPPSTDLKTCDKKNTNKCSLG